The nucleotide sequence TGATAATGTCAGGTGCTGGTACTAAAGGAGATCTTGGtgtaatttaaattttcatttactTTGATACATAATAGAGCATTCAacgttattttaaaattgtaaatcgattaaaaaattaaaacaaatttttcacaagataaatatttttacataaattttacataCTTTTCAATTATGGGTTCTCATAGACAAACTCAAATGTATTAACCTCagaacaattttataataatttggaTAGGGAACATGAGGATTTAactaattatattaaacattgtgacaaaataaagtggggtaaaaaagaaaaagaagtgaaagaaaTTTGTACAAAGTTTATAAGATATTTAGAAACATCTAAAGTGTTAAATGTTGAAAAACCTAAACACGATATTTGCATTCTTTTGaattattggttatatgataaattaactAAAATTTTTGGagttgaaaataatttagaTAATATTAGAGTTGCTTTTGGTAATTTTCAGCGTATATGGAGTATACATTATTACTATTCAAGCAGGATTAATCATAATAAGTGTAACCCTAATTTCGAAACTGATAATCACAAAGATTgggaaaatagaaaaaaattgtacgaTTATTATGTTGATTATAATGACCTTGATTATCTGGCTAAATTCAATGATAAtgaatgtaaatattatagacaaattaaagataaaatatCACTATATGAATACTTTGAAGAAGAGTgttcaccaaaaaaaagcaattgtCCAGATTTCTATAACCAGTGCCTGCCTTATAATCCAAAGAATGTGTTACATACACTGAAATGTTATAATCAAATTCCAGAAGAAAAATCTCCAGCATCAGCATATTCTGCAAAAGAGAGTTCTTCGCATAATCCAACACAAGAGTCACAATTTAGAGCCGTTGGAAGTGCTTCTCGGCTACAAGAAGATTCAGCAAATACTGAAGACACACCCTCAACATCTCAATCATCCGATATTAAAACAAAAGTTGCTAATTCAGTTCTTGGCGCAGCTCCAGTTTTATTTACT is from Plasmodium vivax scf_4366 genomic scaffold, whole genome shotgun sequence and encodes:
- a CDS encoding variable surface protein Vir14-like (encoded by transcript PVX_009090A); this translates as MSGAGTKGDLEQFYNNLDREHEDLTNYIKHCDKIKWGKKEKEVKEICTKFIRYLETSKVLNVEKPKHDICILLNYWLYDKLTKIFGVENNLDNIRVAFGNFQRIWSIHYYYSSRINHNKCNPNFETDNHKDWENRKKLYDYYVDYNDLDYLAKFNDNECKYYRQIKDKISLYEYFEEECSPKKSNCPDFYNQCLPYNPKNVLHTLKCYNQIPEEKSPASAYSAKESSSHNPTQESQFRAVGSASRLQEDSANTEDTPSTSQSSDIKTKVANSVLGAAPVLFTATMLYRYTPLGPWIRKLRGINTNSMNAMDGFSPYTQETGDIFSDESANYISYQPI